The nucleotide sequence AACATCAGTCAAGCAGCTCGGCTCCTGGAAGTGGACCGCGTGACCCTCTACAACAAGATCAAGAAGTACGGATTGCGCCGCTGAGGAGCGCTGGTGAAGGAGCTCTCTCTCGTTCACTTCGACCTGCCGGAAAGCCGCGAACTCGTGCCTTGGCTCGGCTCGCAGCTGGAGCGAGCGTTCTCCATGCGGGTGTCGATGACCGAGGCTGGGTGCGATCCCCACGAGTGTTTCGTCGAGACTCGGCGCCAGTACGATGCGCGGAGAGTGCTGCTCAATCTCGCGGAGCGCGCGACCACGGACTACATCCTGGGCGTCACTGGCTCCGACCTGTTCATGCCGGTCTTCACCTTCGTGCTGGGCGAAGCCATGCTGGGCGGTAGTGCCGCGGTGATATCCACCTTTCGTCTCGACGACCAGCGCTACGGGCTGGCGAAGAATCCGGAGCTGCTGGCGGCGCGCGTCTTGAAGGAAGCGGTGCACGAGCTCGGTCACTGCCAAGGGCTCGTTCACTGCCACGACTCGAAGTGTGTGATGTATGCAGCAGGCGGAGTGGAAGAGGTGGACCTGAAGCGCGCCGAGCTGTGCCTCGCGTGTCGCAGCAAGCTTCCCAAATAGACCGATGCGCGCCCTGGCGAAGGCGCGCATCGGCTCCCGAGCGAAGCTCGGGCTCAGTGGCTCAGCATCGCGGGAAGGCGCGAGCGGGCCGCTGAGTTCTTCACGGGTCGGGACCGATCGGACCTTTTCCCGGGAAGGATGTGGAACAAGTGCACGATGACCAAGAAGGCCGCGGCGATCAGCGCTTCACCACTGTGAATGCCTTGCGCCACGTTCACGAACCAACCGGGTAGCACTTTGGTGAACACCTCGGGCATCCAGGTCAAGAGCCCCGTGGCTCCAACTACCGCGATGGCAATGGCCACCGCGAAGTAGTCGAGCTTTTCCCAATAGCCAAAGCGACCGAACTCGGGCTCGGGGCCGCGGCCCAGGAACCAACGCAAGTGCTTCCACATGGCTCGAAAGTCTGCCGGGCCGAGCATGGGGGAGTCGGGTCGGAACACATAGGCGAACAGCTTGCGAAGGGAGAAGCGCCCGCTCGCTCCTGCGAAGGACTTGCGCTCGCGCCAGACTGGGCCAATCAGACTAGCGAGGTGAATCACGACGTAGGCGAGGGTCATGGTGGCACCGAGCTTGTGCAGCGCCCGGGCCACGTCGGCGCCACCCAGCAGACCGAAGAACCCTTGGGCCCAGGTCGTGGCGTGGAACTTGAGGGGCATGCCCGTGCAGACCAGGAGCACGAAGCTCAGCAGCAACAACACGTGGCAGAAGCGATCCACGAAGCGAAAGCGCTCCGGGTACTGTGCTGCGCGGAGCCGTCGGCGACGGCGACGCTCTGCCAGGTACATTCTGGGCGACGCCAAGAACGCGAATGCCGAGCGCAGACCCCAGGCCAACGTGTGCAGTGAGAAAAGCGCCACCGCGCCCCACAACAGCCCCTGGAACGGGCGCGCAGTCCAGTACAGCAGCGCGTAGCTCTTGCGGTCGTTGGAGTCACCATGCGCGAGGAAGCTGGCGAACTTCGGCGGCGCGTCGGCGTGGCAAGATCGGCACGTGTCGAGCTTGCGCGCCGCGCTGACCGTTGAAGCCGGATCCTTCTGCGGCA is from Polyangiaceae bacterium and encodes:
- a CDS encoding archaemetzincin family Zn-dependent metalloprotease; protein product: MKELSLVHFDLPESRELVPWLGSQLERAFSMRVSMTEAGCDPHECFVETRRQYDARRVLLNLAERATTDYILGVTGSDLFMPVFTFVLGEAMLGGSAAVISTFRLDDQRYGLAKNPELLAARVLKEAVHELGHCQGLVHCHDSKCVMYAAGGVEEVDLKRAELCLACRSKLPK
- a CDS encoding cytochrome c3 family protein; the protein is MAKALRTSPFEWALVLLTVVATGCGSPAQGTPATESKSRLVTEVDWENDVSPEILKQSVHAKLDCSDCHTPREGVSPEEAYKGVVQCRGCHEKSEGVYDKSVHGKSRLSGKDGAARCQDCHGAHDVFPTKDPRSLVNKRRLPNTCARCHDNPLFADKMSAEADPRAARHYAESIHGTKLLEKGTVVAPSCVDCHGGHEIAAIKDPRSKVSVANVIDTCGDCHEGILQKFSSSAHGKALAEGDPDAPVCTSCHTAHNIDSANVSFKLASDRRCGKCHEERFQQHLGTYHGRAHLLGGAKVAACFNCHGSHEILPQKDPASTVSAARKLDTCRSCHADAPPKFASFLAHGDSNDRKSYALLYWTARPFQGLLWGAVALFSLHTLAWGLRSAFAFLASPRMYLAERRRRRRLRAAQYPERFRFVDRFCHVLLLLSFVLLVCTGMPLKFHATTWAQGFFGLLGGADVARALHKLGATMTLAYVVIHLASLIGPVWRERKSFAGASGRFSLRKLFAYVFRPDSPMLGPADFRAMWKHLRWFLGRGPEPEFGRFGYWEKLDYFAVAIAIAVVGATGLLTWMPEVFTKVLPGWFVNVAQGIHSGEALIAAAFLVIVHLFHILPGKRSDRSRPVKNSAARSRLPAMLSH